A DNA window from Engystomops pustulosus chromosome 6, aEngPut4.maternal, whole genome shotgun sequence contains the following coding sequences:
- the LOC140064484 gene encoding keratin, type I cytoskeletal 12-like, producing the protein MSLQRNSASSRISVGGGGYGTAVCSFLGNSGGSCGAGGYGGSQSGALSAAYGGPGAFAGSLSGGAAFGTNLVNLGGFGGGAVGGFGVDNLLSGDEKGTMQNLNDRLACYLSKVRALEEANADLECKIKEWYEKHKNDNKLDRDFSKYYHVIEDLKKQIQAATCENASIVLQVDNARLAADDFKIKYENELCLRQNVEADINGLRKVLDDLNLAKCDLESQIESLTEELICMKKNHEEEMRSFQGVTGQLTVEMKAAPGTDLTEVLNNMRSDYEELADKNRRDAEARFNEACTALRQQISSGAEQVISSKNEITDLRRSVQALEIDLQAALALKNTLESSLSETEGNYCVQLGKIQDKISTLELQLCEIRTDMERQGFEYNQLLDIKARLEREIETYRCLLDGESGKITKPIITSQVSGDKTRKIRTIVEELIDGKVVSHRVKECEE; encoded by the exons ATGTCTTTGCAAAGGAACTCAGCATCCTCAAGAATATCTGTAGGTGGCGGTGGATATGGCACAGCCGTTTGCTCATTTCTTGGAAACTCTGGAGGATCATGTGGTGCTGGAGGCTATGGTGGAAGCCAAAGTGGAGCTTTGTCAGCTGCATATGGTGGGCCTGGTGCTTTTGCTGGTAGCCTGAGTGGTGGTGCTGCCTTTGGTACTAACCTGGTTAATCTTGGAGGCTTTGGTGGAGGTGCTGTTGGTGGTTTTGGTGTAGATAATCTCTTGTCTGGGGATGAAAAGGGAACTATGCAGAATCTTAATGACCGTCTTGCTTGTTACTTGAGCAAAGTCCGTGCCTTAGAAGAAGCCAATGCTGACCTTGAGTGCAAAATCAAGGAATGGTATGAAAAGCACAAGAATGATAACAAGCTGGATCGGGACTTTAGTAAATACTACCACGTCATTGAGGACCTCAAGAAGCAG ATTCAAGCTGCAACTTGTGAGAATGCAAGTATTGTCCTTCAGGTTGATAATGCCCGTCTGGCAGCTGATGATTTCAAGATCaa GTATGAGAATGAGCTGTGTCTCCGTCAAAATGTAGAGGCTGATATTAATGGTCTACGTAAAGTCCTAGATGATCTGAACTTGGCCAAGTGTGACCTTGAATCACAGATTGAAAGCTTGACTGAAGAACTTATCTGCATGAAAAAGAACCACGAAGAG GAAATGAGGAGCTTCCAAGGAGTAACAGGACAACTTACAGTGGAGATGAAGGCAGCTCCAGGAACTGATCTGACTGAAGTACTAAATAATATGAGATCAGATTATGAGGAATTGGCAGACAAAAATCGTAGAGATGCAGAAGCTCGTTTCAATGAAGCG TGCACAGCTCTCAGGCAGCAGATCTCATCTGGAGCTGAGCAAGTTATATCCAGCAAGAATGAAATCACAGACTTAAGACGTTCGGTACAAGCATTGGAAATTGACCTGCAAGCTGCTCTGGCACTG AAAAATACGCTAGAAAGTTCACTTTCTGAGACAGAGGGCAACTACTGTGTTCAACTTGGCAAGATCCAAGACAAGATCAGCACCTTGGAATTACAATTGTGCGAAATAAGGACCGACATGGAAAGACAAGGCTTTGAGTACAATCAGCTTCTGGACATCAAAGCCAGACTGGAGAGAGAAATTGAGACCTATCGCTGCTTGCTAGATGGAGAATCCGG CAAAATCACCAAGCCCATTATAACTTCTCAAGTCTCAGGAG ACAAGACACGAAAGATCAGAACCATTGTTGAGGAGCTTATCGATGGGAAAGTCGTGTCACATCGGGTTAAAGAATGCGAAGAGTAG
- the LOC140066099 gene encoding keratin, type I cytoskeletal 12-like, producing MQNLNSRLSIYMDKVRALEDSNADIENKIRGWYDTQKCEKVDNSKYYETIEEIKAKIMSATMDHNKLTVDVGNAKLAADDFRMKYENELRMRQSVESDIDELRQVLDNLTLEKASLESQIEDLKEEIACNKKNHEQEKNSFQGQTSDVNVQLEAAPGFNILKVINDMRAQYEELANENREKAEQEYNQKITELSNEISNSSTEIETGKSEVTEQKRCMQTMEIDLQTQLAMKRSLESTLADTQGRYASQLAQIQEMVSHLEDQLAQVRSDMENQACEYKLLLDIKTRLENEIEMYRRLLDGGCGPCGDSGSGSGSGSGSGSSSAEWSSRRDGRSDSSSMTDKKKNRLVTKITEERVDGRLVSTKIDKIEPKMC from the exons ATGCAGAATTTAAATTCACGTTTGTCTATCTATATGGATAAGGTGAGGGCTTTGGAGGACTCAAATGCAGACATTGAGAATAAAATAAGAGGTTGGTACGAtacacaaaaatgtgaaaaagttgACAACAGCAAATATTACGAGACCATTGAAGAGATTAAAGCTAAG ATCATGTCTGCCACAATGGATCATAATAAACTGACTGTAGATGTTGGCAATGCCAAGCTGGCTGCTGATGACTTCAGAATGAA GtatgaaaatgagctgagaatGCGCCAGAGTGTGGAATCGGACATTGATGAATTACGTCAGGTTCTGGATAACCTGACCCTGGAGAAGGCTAGCCTTGAGAGTCAAATTGAGGATCTAAAAGAAGAGATTGCATGTAACAAGAAAAACCATGAACAG GAGAAGAATAGCTTCCAAGGACAAACCAGCGATGTCAATGTACAGTTAGAAGCCGCTCCAGGGTTCAACATTCTTAAAGTTATCAACGACATGAGGGCTCAATATGAGGAGCTGGCAAATGAAAATCGTGAAAAGGCAGAACAAGAATACAATCAAAAG atcaCTGAACTGAGCAATGAGATTTCTAATAGCAGCACGGAAATTGAGACGGGCAAGTCTGAGGTTACCGAACAGAAACGTTGTATGCAGACTATGGAGATAGACCTCCAGACCCAGCTCGCCATG AAACGTTCCTTGGAGAGCACATTGGCTGATACTCAGGGCCGCTATGCGTCCCAGCTGGCTCAGATTCAAGAAATGGTCTCCCACTTAGAAGATCAATTAGCACAAGTGCGTAGTGACATGGAGAACCAAGCTTGTGAATACAAACTACTGCTGGACATCAAGACCAGACTGGAAAATGAGATAGAAATGTACCGCCGCCTGCTGGATGGAGGATG TGGTCCATGTGGTGACTCAGGCAGTGGCTCAGGTAGTGGCTCAGGCAGTGGTTCAAGCAGCGCTGAATGGTCTTCAAGACGAGATGGAAGATCTGATTCATCATCAATGACAG ataaaaaaaaaaaccgtcTGGTGACAAAAATCACCGAAGAGAGAGTGGACGGGAGACTAGTTTCAACGAAGATAGACAAGATCGAACCGAAGATGTGTTAA
- the LOC140064485 gene encoding keratin, type I cytoskeletal 12-like: MSLQRNSASSRISVGGGGYGTAVCSFLGNSGGSCGAGGYGGSQSGALSAAYGGPGAFAGSLSGGAAFGTNLVNLGGFGGGAVGGFGVDNLLSGDEKGTMQNLNDRLACYLSKVRALEEANADLECKIKEWYEKHKNDNKLDRDFSKYYHVIEDLKKQIQAATCENASVVLQVDNARLAADDFKIKYENELCLRQNVEADIIGLRKVLDDLKLAKCDLESQIASLTEELICMKKNHEEEMRSFQGVTGQLTVEMKAAPGTDLTEVLNNMRSDYEELAEKNRREAEARFNEACTALRQQISSGAEQVISSKNEITELRRSLHALEIDLQAALALKDTLESSLAETEGNYCVQLGKIQDKISTLELQLCEIRTDMERQGFEYNQLLDIKARLEREIETYRCLLDGESGKITKPIITSQVSGDKTRKIRTIVEELIDGKVVSHRVKECEE; this comes from the exons ATGTCTTTGCAAAGGAACTCAGCATCCTCAAGAATATCTGTAGGTGGCGGTGGATATGGCACAGCCGTTTGCTCATTTCTTGGAAACTCTGGAGGATCATGTGGTGCTGGAGGCTATGGTGGAAGCCAAAGTGGAGCTTTGTCAGCTGCATATGGTGGGCCTGGTGCTTTTGCTGGTAGCCTGAGTGGTGGTGCTGCCTTTGGTACTAACCTGGTTAATCTTGGAGGCTTTGGTGGAGGTGCTGTTGGTGGTTTTGGTGTAGATAATCTCTTGTCTGGGGATGAAAAGGGAACTATGCAGAATCTTAATGACCGTCTTGCTTGTTACTTGAGCAAAGTCCGTGCCTTAGAAGAAGCCAATGCTGACCTTGAGTGCAAAATCAAGGAATGGTATGAAAAGCACAAGAATGATAACAAGCTGGATCGGGACTTTAGTAAATACTACCACGTCATTGAGGACCTCAAGAAGCAG ATTCAAGCTGCAACTTGTGAGAATGCAAGTGTTGTCCTTCAGGTTGATAATGCCCGTCTGGCAGCTGATGATTTCAAGATCaa GTATGAGAATGAGCTGTGCCTCCGTCAAAATGTAGAGGCTGATATTATTGGTCTACGTAAAGTCCTAGATGATCTGAAATTGGCCAAGTGTGACCTTGAATCACAGATTGCAAGCTTGACTGAAGAACTTATCTGCATGAAAAAGAACCACGAAGAG GAAATGAGGAGCTTCCAAGGAGTAACAGGACAACTTACAGTGGAGATGAAGGCAGCTCCAGGAACTGATCTGACTGAAGTACTAAATAATATGAGATCAGATTATGAGGAATTGGCAGAGAAAAATCGTAGAGAGGCAGAAGCTCGTTTCAATGAAGCG TGCACAGCTCTCAGGCAGCAGATCTCATCTGGAGCTGAGCAAGTTATATCCAGCAAGAATGAAATCACAGAATTAAGACGTTCGTTACATGCATTGGAAATTGACCTGCAAGCTGCTCTGGCACTG AAAGATACGCTAGAAAGTTCACTTGCTGAGACAGAGGGCAACTACTGTGTACAACTTGGCAAGATCCAAGACAAGATCAGCACCTTGGAATTACAATTGTGCGAAATAAGGACCGACATGGAAAGACAAGGCTTTGAGTACAATCAGCTTCTGGACATCAAAGCCAGACTGGAGAGAGAAATTGAGACCTATCGCTGCTTGCTAGATGGAGAATCTGG CAAAATCACCAAGCCCATTATAACTTCTCAAGTCTCAGGAG ACAAGACACGAAAGATCAGAACCATTGTTGAGGAGCTTATCGATGGGAAAGTCGTGTCACATCGGGTTAAAGAATGCGAAGAGTAG